One segment of Novipirellula artificiosorum DNA contains the following:
- a CDS encoding sulfatase family protein → MSYRFALPLILLLSVTSLRASEKPNIVFLFADDQCTYSVGCYGNRDAITPNMDKLARDGLVFHKHYNTTAICMASRASVFTGMYEYKTGCNFSHGDMHQDVWQNSYPKQLRQAGYLTAFAGKFGIVVQGQGLCEEDFDFWGGGPGQTDYETAKNKSMQAYAQQYPHSTLSYGAFGQDVIRESVKQQKPFCLSISFKAPHKPATPDPRFDSIYAGKTFVKPENFGRAFGDHLSPQSKMGRQYPRFTEWHYDTEYDGEMAKYHQQIYGIDVAVGMIRDELAAQGIADNTVVIYTSDNGYICGSHGYGSKVLPMEESSRVPLMIYDPRSPSSGKQLRCDQLTGNVDFAPTLLELAGLPIPANMDGKSLVGLLENPQQGGHDQLPFINVFGPVATHSLSCLTKRYKYTYWWYGDKTIEPVEELFDTQEDPLELKNLASSPQHREILKAMQKGYDQELAKWKNQAVDYNDYRRYGTLFDRNIAMESKTQLMAVPATDRNARKQRKK, encoded by the coding sequence ATGAGCTATCGCTTCGCACTGCCTCTAATTCTGCTGCTCAGCGTGACGAGTTTGCGGGCCAGCGAGAAACCCAATATCGTTTTCTTGTTCGCGGACGACCAGTGTACCTATTCCGTTGGTTGCTACGGCAATCGGGATGCAATCACGCCCAACATGGATAAGTTAGCGCGCGACGGTTTAGTCTTCCACAAGCATTACAATACGACAGCGATTTGCATGGCGAGTCGTGCCAGCGTATTCACCGGAATGTATGAATACAAAACGGGCTGCAACTTTAGCCATGGCGATATGCATCAGGATGTGTGGCAGAACTCCTACCCAAAACAACTGCGACAGGCCGGGTATCTGACTGCCTTTGCCGGCAAATTTGGGATTGTGGTTCAGGGCCAAGGGCTGTGCGAAGAAGACTTTGACTTTTGGGGTGGTGGTCCGGGGCAGACGGATTACGAGACGGCCAAGAACAAGTCGATGCAAGCGTACGCTCAGCAGTACCCCCATTCAACCTTGTCGTATGGTGCGTTTGGGCAGGATGTGATTCGCGAATCGGTCAAACAACAGAAGCCATTCTGTCTATCGATCAGCTTCAAAGCGCCCCACAAGCCTGCAACGCCGGATCCACGGTTTGACTCCATCTACGCAGGCAAAACCTTTGTCAAGCCTGAAAACTTTGGACGAGCATTCGGCGATCACCTTTCGCCACAAAGCAAGATGGGCCGTCAATACCCTCGTTTTACCGAGTGGCACTACGACACCGAGTACGATGGCGAGATGGCAAAGTATCATCAACAAATCTACGGAATTGATGTAGCCGTTGGAATGATTCGTGACGAGTTAGCCGCACAAGGTATCGCAGACAACACGGTTGTTATCTACACCAGCGACAATGGATACATTTGCGGTTCGCATGGCTACGGTTCCAAAGTCTTGCCGATGGAGGAATCGTCTCGTGTGCCACTAATGATCTACGACCCACGCAGTCCAAGCAGTGGTAAGCAGCTCCGATGTGACCAATTGACTGGGAATGTCGATTTCGCACCGACCCTTCTCGAGCTGGCTGGCTTGCCCATTCCAGCGAACATGGATGGAAAAAGCCTCGTTGGGCTATTAGAGAATCCACAGCAAGGAGGACACGATCAACTCCCTTTCATCAACGTATTTGGTCCAGTCGCGACGCACAGCTTGAGCTGCCTGACGAAGCGATACAAGTACACCTACTGGTGGTATGGAGACAAAACCATCGAGCCGGTCGAAGAGCTGTTCGACACTCAGGAGGACCCGCTCGAATTGAAAAACCTGGCAAGCAGCCCTCAACACCGCGAGATACTTAAGGCGATGCAAAAGGGATACGACCAGGAGCTGGCAAAGTGGAAGAATCAGGCTGTGGATTACAATGACTATCGGCGCTACGGTACGCTTTTCGATCGGAACATCGCCATGGAATCGAAAACTCAACTGATGGCGGTTCCAGCAACCGATCGAAACGCTCGAAAACAACGTAAAAAGTAA